TATTTTGCAGAAGGGGATTGGCATCGTCCTGATTCCGAAAAACGCCAACGCGCGAACCACATTAGCCCATCTGGGGCAGCGGCAAGCGATCATTCATGAAGTTTCCACCATATTGGGCGTCTATCGGGACAGTGGGACACCATCGTTTGCACCCCTGTCAAAACTGGACCTCGATTCTGGAAAATTGGCTTTCTTTCTGCTGCCGCTGGAAAGGGATTTGGAGGCGGCGAAAGGGGTAATTCTCCGTTCTCCTGTATTGGAAAATTCGATTCGCAAGCCGCTCCAATCAAAAGCGATGCAGCGTTTGAGGTGAATCTTAATGGGAACGACCATTGAAAATCTGATTCTGGCTGTCATTACAACTTCACGCGATAAAGTGGGCGGCGGCAGTCCGATTTTTTATGCGGTGGACGAACAAGAACTGCAATCGCTTTCCTTTACGCTGGAAAAAATTTTGGACGGGATCGCGCATGAGGTGAACCCGAATCTATTTATTATTGTCCGGCATTGATTCAATAAAAGTGTCAGATTTGAATGTTTAGTTGACGGAAAGGGCTGTTTTATAGGATAATATTTGATTGAGTGGTTAAGCCACCCCTATGAAATGAGGTGAATTCCGGATGCCAAAAATCCAGTCCGTAAGACCCGGTTCCTTGGCGGAAGAATTGGAACTGGAGCCTGGGGATGAAATCAAGTCGATTAACGGGCAGCCGATTAAAGATATTATAGATTATCAATTTGCCGTCACGGATGAGGCCATTGAGCTGGAAGTGATTAAGTCAAACGGCGAAGAATGGCTGGTTGACGTGGAAAAAGAATATGATGAAACGCTCGGCGTTGAATGGGAGCATCCGACGGTTGACCGAATCAAACTTTGCCATAACAAATGCGTGTTCTGTTTCGTCGATCAAATTCCGGGCAATATGAGGCAGACGCTCAATATGCGGGATGACGACTACCGTCTGTCTTTCTTGCATGGAAATTTTGTAACTCTGACAAACTTAAAACAGGCCGATTTGGAACGGATTGCTAGGTTAAAGATGTCACCGCTTAACATTTCGGTTCATACAACCAATCCGGAACTGCGGAATTTTATGGTGGGACACAAGAAAGCGGGCGAAATCCTCAACCAAATCGCCTATTTGGCGGAACACGAAATTGAAATGAATACCCAGATTGTACTCTGTCCCGGCCTCAACGATGGAGAAGAATTGGATCGCACAATTCGGGAATTGGCGGTGAATTGGCCAGCTGTACGCACCTTGTCCGTTGTTCCGGTGGGGCTCACCAAGCATCGCAAGGGATTGTACGACTTGCGCACCGTAACGCCGGAAGAGGCCAATCGGGTGATCGACCAGGTGGAAGCTTGGCAGGAAACGTTTTTGCGGCAAAAAGGGGCTGCTTTCGTACATGCAGCAGACGAATTTTATGTGATGGCGGAGCGGGAGGTGCCGCCTGCCGACCGTTATGATGAGTTTGCCCAAACGGAAAACGGGGTCGGACTGATCCGCAATTTCCTGGATGAATTGGAGGATCTAAAAGGACAGATCCCTGCCGCGATTGATCAGAAACGGCATGTGGCGGTCGTCACCGGCACATCACCTGCCAATACGATCCGGCGCGGAATCGCATTGTTGAAAGATGTGGCGAACCTGACGGTTGATCTCCATGTAATCCGCAATGAATTTTACGGACCTATGGTGACGGTGACCGGACTTACCACCGGCTCTGATATTGTCAACCAGTTAAAAAATGCCCGCCGCGCAGATGTGCTGATCATTCCGGATATTATGCTGAAAGATGATGCCGATGTGTTTCTCGACGACTATACGGTAGAGCGTGTCTCGAATGAACTGGGTATGCCGGTTCTTATCATGCCAGCCAATGCGACAGGCCTGATTAAAGGCGCGTTGGGCATGACAGAGAATCTGCCGCCGCGCAGACGGTATGAGAGCACACTGACAAACGGCGGCATGTTTGGCTGTGCAGTCTGATCCCACGGTCGATTGTTCGGCAAATCAGAAAGTTTTACTTTCTGATTTTACATACTGGCAACCAAAGGCTTTCGCTGTGTCTCAGGACTGGGCGAAAGCCAAGTTTTCTTTACGAAAGGTAGGTTTCATTTTATGCCAAAACCGGTTGTGGCGATTGTAGGTCGACCGAATGTTGGAAAGTCAACCCTTTTTAACCGATTGGCAGGAGAACGTATCGCGATTGTGGAAGATAAACCGGGAATCACTCGCGACCGCATCTACTCCAATTCTGAATGGTTGAATCGCAGCTTTCATATTATTGATACGGGCGGTATTGAAGTTGGCAGTGATGATGAGATTTTGCTGCGGATTCGGGAGCAGGCTGAATTGGCGATGCAGGAAGCGAATGTGATTATTTTTTTGGTGGATGGGGAAGCGGGATTGACCTCCACCGACCAGGAAGTGGCGGAAATTCTTTTTAAATCCCGCAAACCGGTTGTGTTGGCGGTCAACAAGTTGGACAATCCGGAGCGTTTGAACAACCGCTTTGACTTTTACGAATTGGGTCTTGGCGATCCGGTTGCCATTTCAGCCGGCCACGGGATCGGGATCGGGGATCTGCTGGAAGAAGTGGTAAAACATTTTCCGCCGGAAGAGGAAGAGGAGTACAGTCCCGAGACAGTCAAATTCGCTTTGATTGGCCGTCCCAACGTGGGGAAATCA
The sequence above is a segment of the Effusibacillus dendaii genome. Coding sequences within it:
- a CDS encoding capping complex subunit for YIEGIA; this translates as MGTTIENLILAVITTSRDKVGGGSPIFYAVDEQELQSLSFTLEKILDGIAHEVNPNLFIIVRH
- a CDS encoding DUF512 domain-containing protein — translated: MPKIQSVRPGSLAEELELEPGDEIKSINGQPIKDIIDYQFAVTDEAIELEVIKSNGEEWLVDVEKEYDETLGVEWEHPTVDRIKLCHNKCVFCFVDQIPGNMRQTLNMRDDDYRLSFLHGNFVTLTNLKQADLERIARLKMSPLNISVHTTNPELRNFMVGHKKAGEILNQIAYLAEHEIEMNTQIVLCPGLNDGEELDRTIRELAVNWPAVRTLSVVPVGLTKHRKGLYDLRTVTPEEANRVIDQVEAWQETFLRQKGAAFVHAADEFYVMAEREVPPADRYDEFAQTENGVGLIRNFLDELEDLKGQIPAAIDQKRHVAVVTGTSPANTIRRGIALLKDVANLTVDLHVIRNEFYGPMVTVTGLTTGSDIVNQLKNARRADVLIIPDIMLKDDADVFLDDYTVERVSNELGMPVLIMPANATGLIKGALGMTENLPPRRRYESTLTNGGMFGCAV